A single genomic interval of Helianthus annuus cultivar XRQ/B chromosome 13, HanXRQr2.0-SUNRISE, whole genome shotgun sequence harbors:
- the LOC110903361 gene encoding SKP1-like protein 1A: protein MSSQKTIVLKTSDGETFEVEELVALESQTIKHMIEDDCANATIPLPNVTSKTLSMVIEFCKKHVESTKSEDKKTAEEDLKAFDSEFVKVDRDSLFDLILAANYLNIKSLLDLTCQTTADMIKGKTPEEIREIFNIKNDFTPEEEAEVRRENAWAFE, encoded by the exons ATGTCGTCGCAAAAAACCATCGTGTTGAAGACCTCCGACGGAGAAACCTTCGAGGTTGAGGAGTTGGTGGCGTTGGAATCGCAAACGATCAAACACATGATCGAAGATGACTGTGCCAACGCCACCATCCCCTTACCTAATGTCACTAGTAAGACCCTATCGATGGTTATCGAGTTCTGTAAGAAGCATGTCGAATCCACGAAGAGCGAGGACAAGAAGACCGCCGAAGAGGATCTTAAAGCGTTTGATTCCGAGTTTGTCAAAGTGGATCGAGACTCTCTTTTTGATTTAATTCTG gcTGCGAACTATCTTAACATCAAAAGCTTACTCGATCTGACGTGTCAAACGACGGCTGACATGATCAAGGGCAAGACTCCTGAAGAGATTCGCGAGATATTCAACATCAAGAATGACTTCACCCCTGAGGAAGAAGCGGAAGTTCGCCGCGAGAATGCATGGGCATTTGAGTAA
- the LOC110899669 gene encoding ras-related protein RABD2c, with translation MNPEYDYLFKLLLIGDSGVGKSCLLLRFADDSYLESYISTIGVDFKIRTVEQDGKTIKLQIWDTAGQERFRTITSSYYRGAHGIIVVYDVTDQESFNNVKQWLSEIDRYASENVNKLLVGNKCDLTSQKAVSYETGKAFADEIGIPFLETSAKNSTNVEEAFMAMTAEIKNRMASQPAMNNARPLTVEIRGQPVNQKSGCCSS, from the exons ATGAATCCCGAATA CGACTATctgttcaagcttttactcattGGAGATTCAGGAGTTGGAAAATCATGTCTCCTATTGCGTTTTGCT GATGATTCGTACTTGGAAAGTTACATTAGCACCATTGGGGTTGACTTT AAAATTCGCACTGTGGAACAAGATGGCAAAACAATTAAGCTTCAAATT TGGGATACAGCTGGACAAGAACGTTTCAGGACCATCACTAGCAGCTACTATCGTGGAGCTcatggcattatt GTTGTTTATGACGTGACAGATCAAGAGAGTTTCAACAACGTGAAACAATGGTTGAGTGAAATCGATCGTTACGCTAGTGAGAACGTAAACAAGCTTCTTGTCGGAAACAAATGCGATCTTACGTCTCAGAAAGCTGTTTCCTACGAAACAGGAAAG GCGTTTGCTGATGAGATCGGGATCCCGTTTCTCGAAACAAGTGCCAAGAATTCCACCAATGTCGAAGAGGCGTTTATGGCTATGACTGCTGAAATAAAAAACAG gATGGCAAGCCAGCCGGCAATGAACAATGCTAGACCGCTAACTGTTGAAATCCGAGGTCAACCGGTCAACCAAAAGTCAGGATGCTGCTCTTCTTGA